A single window of Corythoichthys intestinalis isolate RoL2023-P3 chromosome 21, ASM3026506v1, whole genome shotgun sequence DNA harbors:
- the LOC130909981 gene encoding cytochrome b-245 chaperone 1 homolog: MGYMSVEEHNSTMLHLKRNPGIRSWSLCIGMVSIGLAAAYYSSDSILWKLFYVTGCLFVAIQNMEEWEEAVFDKTKNIIQLKNISLYTLVLTLWKKGQENVVLDLRHLHDVCVQEEKVRYLGKGYLLMLRLATGFSYPLTQSATIGGRSDVEAIAELLKRFLGMEERRQKQQEEFTEEEADFSENSSESADKKE; this comes from the exons ATGGGATACATGTCAGTAGAGGAACACAACTCTACAATGCTGCACCTGAAGAGAAACCCTGGCATACGTTCCTGGTCTCTTTGTATTG GTATGGTATCGATTGGCTTGGCGGCTGCCTACTACAGCTCCG ataGCATCTTGTGGAAGCTCTTCTATGTGACTGGCTGTCTATTTGTGGCCATTCAGAACATGGAAGAATGGGAAGAGGCAGTGTTTGATAAAACCAAAAATATCATTCAACTCAAGAATATTAGTTTGTACACGCTAGTTCTAACCTTATGGAAAAAGGGCCAAGAGAATG TTGTGTTGGACTTGAGGCACCTGCATGATGTCTGCGTCCAGGAAGAAAAAGTCAGATATTTGGGGAAAGGCTACCTCCTGATGTTGCGTCTGGCTACAGGTTTCTCCTACCCTCTGACTCAGAGTGCTACAATCGGGGGGCGAAG TGATGTGGAGGCAATCGCAGAATTGCTCAAGCGCTTTTTGGGGATGGAGGAGCGGCggcaaaagcaacaggaagagtTCACAGAGGAGGAAGCTGATTTTTCGGAAAACAGCAGCGAGTCGGCGGACAAAAAAGAATAA